The genome window aaaaataactcAAAGGACGATCATAGttagcatatttttttaatgtgtatgAACCCTAATGTGGTAACTGTCTTTTGCATCCATTTGGTGGAGGGAAATGAAAGACAACATTACAAGCATATTTTACAACAATAATGTTGATGATAATACTTACCCAACTTATTAGGCTAAGACTAATAGCATGTTGGGTTTCCGGTCCAACTTGTTGTGCAAGACTAAATTCAATGGTCCACCACAAACTGAACGCAAAAAAAAGGGTGGGAATGCTTTTGCAAATTTCATTTTGCAACCATGCGTTTGCAACAGATATCCAAACATGTACTAAGCATTTGCAGGAGAGAAACAACAGAGATTTGTGGCAAGCATGTCTGTTGTCTTACAGAACAGCTTGGCAGACCATGTGACTCATTATTCAACTGATGCATCCACAAGTTTATACTTCATTCCTTGCCAAATATCCTATGATTTTTTGCAATATGGTACTGAGAcagtaaagagacaaaagtgAATTTAATTTGTACTGGTCATGTAACAATGTATTGCCATGTTAATAAATTCTACTACATTTACTATCCTATTTTCATTTGTCAACGGCCGTTTCAGTTTCAACTTGAGGATTATTCTTATTCTGGCACATTTACTTCCATGTTTAGTGTCTTATCCTCAATGCCCTTGCTTTTTGAAAGACAACTGAAAAATGAAATTCTTAATCATAACTACGTTGGCCACCAACTATCTTAACCAATGGACATTGGAGGAAGTAAGCTGCTCTTCACAACCACCTCTGTTCCCAAAATTAGTTTCTATACTGTAAAAATACATTCCGAAAACTATGACAAAAAAACGAAGCTTTAAATTCAAGTGGGCACTTTTTGTTTGAAACACAATTATAGGATACAATGAATGAATCTCAAGAACAATGAATAACCCTTCTATAGCTTCAATAAACTTTGCCTGTTCCTTCTATTAAAATTTGTCACATTTCACTGTGCTTGTTTCTGAGTCAGGTAGAACATGGCACTGAATCCATCAATGCACCCTGAAAACTAAGGTAGTAGAATATAAAAAGCTAACTTCTCTTCAGCATTACCAAGGACAACGTTTTTTTACTATATTCACCGATGCATGCCCTTGGCAATCTGAAGCTTAAACAAACAAAACTTTTTATGGCccactcaaaatttaaaaatttcatctttctttctttggtaATCAAAGGAGGGAAGTTGGTATACTCTTCTCTTCTTCACATTTCCAGCACAGTTGACCGCTGCCAAAAAGAGGTTGTCTTGACTCCGATTTAATATTAACAATGGGGAAGGTGGCGGTGGTTTGCACGGCTGCGGCGTGTGCTGCGGTGGCGGTGGCGCTGGTGGTGCGCCACCGCATGAGGAGCTCCGGAAAGTGGGGTCGCGCGGTGGCTATTGTGAAAGAGTTTGAGGAGCAGTGTGGGACCCCAATTGGGAAGCTGAGACAGGTTGCTGATGCCATGAACGTTGAGATGCATGAAGGTCTTGCTTCTGAAGGTGGCAGCAAGCTCAAGATGTTGATCACTTATGTTGATAATCTCCCTTCTGGGTTTGTTCAATCAATCACCCTTTTCTTAGAATTTGctttttctgttttaatttCACCCTGCATAACtggttttcatgtttttgttaTACTACATGATTGCTTAGTGAATTTCTGTTTGGTTTTTCATATTATCTCTGTGAAGTAAGGCCttgtttgaataaacttctcTTTAAGCACTTCTAGGAAAAGAATGACTAAGTTTTtccatgtttttttaattggaaaaaGAAGTAGATAAACATTTTTGTCATACGAATTTTAGTTCTTGAAGGTTTCTTCCTTTTCTGGCTCATTCTTTACTTTGTTCCTTTGTTTATAGGGATGAGAAAGGAGTATTTTATGCGTTAGACCTTGGTGGCACAAACTTTCGAACCCTTCGCGTGCATTTAGGTGGGAAGGAGAAAGGTGTTGTCAATCTAGAGTCTGAAAAAGTTTCCATTCCTCCTCATTTGATGACTGGTTCTTCACATGTAAGTCAGTTTTGAGAAAATCTATCAGAGTTATGAGCCTGCCTAATCGCTctcttaaatatattattatgagATTGCAggaattatttgattttgtggCAGCTAAACTTGCAAAGTTCGTTAGTTCTGAGCCTGAAGAATTTCACCTTCCCCCTGGCAGACAAAGGGAACTGGGTTTTACCTTCTCCTTTCCAGTGAGGCAAACATCAATTGCATCTGGGAATCTAATAAAGTGGACTAAGAGTTTCAATATTGAGGATATGGTAATTCTTATTACCTTGATTTTGCTATATTCAAGTCTATTTTCCTTGCCATTCTTTCTTATTGTCATCTCATTTGTTTTGATCGTGATTATGGTGCATAATCCAGATACATGCATGAGTATTCTGTCCCTGTCAGCATATACAAGTAACACTACTGCTTTTGCATTATATTTTTCTGACTCAGGAATTTACTATGCTAACCTTTTGTAGTTCACAAATGTATCATATGAACTCTTTTCAAATGTAGAATCCCCCGTCTACCAATTTTCTCTTTCTCAGGTAAACTTTTATTGACAGTTACTCTTTTACTGATTCTGTTTGGGTGGTTTGTAGGTTGGAGAAGATGTGGTGGGTGAACTAACCAAGTCCTTCGATAAAATTGGTCTGGATATGCGTGTTGCAGCTCTAGTCAGTGCTACTTCTCTTCCTGTttgtcttgttttctttttcccctTTAGTCTGGCTTTGAGAATAATTTTCAGTTTCTATATGGCGGAAAATTTAGATCAATGAGTTTtgtagtttcaattttttttcttttaaatttcctGGTTACTTAATGTCTTGAACCAGAGACAAAACTTGGTGATGTGATTTAGGTTAATGACACAGTCGGAACAGTAGCTAGAGCAAGATTCAGCAATCAGGATGTTGTTGCTGGAGTGATTGTTGGTACTGGAACAAATGCAGCTTATGTAGAGAGTGCACATGCAATTCCAAAATGGCATGGTCTTCGACCAAAATCAAGAGAGACGGTAAGCAGGTTATATGacactttttttattgtgtGATAGAACTGTGTTTACCATGATTCCATGAAGAAGGTAATGATTAGCTGTGTGCCAAAGCTTGCTGATTATTTATTGATTCTATAGGTTATAAACATGGAGTGGGGTGATTTCCATTCCTCCCATCTTCCTCTAACAGAATATGATCAAGCCTTAGATGCAGAGAGCTTAAACCCTGGAGAACAGGTAATGGCTATCTATCAATTATTGGCTTAAATGACTAATGTGCATTTATAATACTCTTCAACTCTTGTTTGCAGATTTTTGAGAAGATAATTTCTGGTATGTATTTGGGTGACATTGTAAGGAGAGTTTTGTTGAAGATGGCTGAAGAAGCTGACTTCTTTGGAGATACTGTTCCTCCAAAATTGAGAATTCCTTTCATACTTAGGTATGATAATTTATCCAACCAAACATTCCCTAATTTTCTTGAATTATACTTATTAATTTGCTATTTGgccttattttataaatttattgtatttctaCCTTGACAGCAAGGCAATAATGATTCAGAAATTTTGTCTCCATATTAATTGgttgaattattaatttgagCAAGCTAAAGTGCATGCTCTGTTCAGACTTCTTCTCATGTGCCATCTTAGTAtcatctatttaatttaaaagactGCTGAATCCACCTTTTTCCACTTCTATCTCATTTCTTACCATTGACATGAGCTCatagtttcttttctttcattttgaaaCCTGTAATCAGCACAAGAATGCTGCAGTACCAAATTGGGATATTATTGCCTCTTTTGGGACATACTTGTTAGCTAGCTAGTAGGAAAAGTGGAAACTAGAGAAAGAGTGACAATGGAGATTTGTGGATTTTATGGTTTATAAATGCAGAGTAAAATGTGCAAAATGACAGGATTGAGCGGTTTCCATTCCTCTCATTTATTAGGTGAAGGATAAAGGAATACCATGCTATATACTGATCATATATTCTTCATGGCTATAATCTTTGAATAAATATgtgtgaataataataataatgtatttcTATGTATGAATTATTTACTTTACATTGTTATTCAAAAGtccaatgaatttttttatgaagagtGGAATGCAAATAGTGGcctctccttttcttttcttcattttttatcttCCAAGCAAGCATAAAAACCATTTTCATTGCCTCCTAATTAGTCTTATTTTGGATGGTTGAGTGATGCCAAAAATTGATAGTGTACATAGGATGAGATTTGGGAATTATAACAACTCGGAAAATTTCTTATATGCTAATCAAACTGTGGGGGGTATATTTACACCATATCACCTGTGTTCCCCCCATTTGAGTTGTACACATCTTCATTTGCGTGGCACTATtctcattcttattttttgaccatttattttatttgtattggaGCTTTCTGAGTTTTTTTGTGTCGTTTTTTTTATGGGATGTAACAGGACATATCACATAGTTGTAATGCATCATGATACATCTTCGGATCTGAAGGTGGTTGGAAACAAATTGAAGGATATATTAGAGGTATGCAAGCTTTTCTGAccatattgaataaaaatatgcaCGCTTATTCACACATTTATATCACGTTAATTGTTTTTCATTAATTGAATATAAACAGTAGGAAATTTTGGTGAATAAGTTGTTTGTGGTCTTTCATTATATAAACAAATTCATCCACATTTTGTTAAGGACACCTAACAAATATAGCTGGTTTGTATTTCTACTCCCCTAAAGGAAGTGATTAGGTTTCTTActgttttcctttcttttcagatCAATAACACATCCCTGAAAATGCGGAAGATTGTTGTGCAACTCTGTGATATTGTTGCTACTCGAGGAGCCCGCCTTTCGGCTGCTGGTATTTTTGGCATCCTCAAGAAAATAGGAAGAGACACAATAAAGGCCGGGGAGAAACAGAAATCAGTTGTAGCACTGGATGGAGGATTGTTTGAAGGATACAAAAAATTCAGAAGTTCCTTGGAGAGCACACTAAAGGAGTTGTTAGGAGACGAGGCAGCTGAGATGATTGGCATTGAGCAGTCTAATGATGGCTCGGGAATTGGAGCAGCCCTTCTGGCAGCTTCTCACTCCCAGTATTTGGGAGTGCCAGAGTCCTGAAGATGTGGTTTAATGGCAAGTAAAATCAGTGTAACtctagtttcatttttttatacctaAATAGATCAACAGATTGAAGCAATAAAGCCTTAGTTACTAGTCCTAAAGAGCTTTCAACATAAAGGTGGACCAAGTTCACTGTGTGGGTGGAGGGAGGTATTTGTAGGGCTTTGTGTTCTTGCTGCAAATGCAACCTTGCTGCTTCTTGGCAAATTACTGGAGCATTATTTTGGTTACAGTGTTTGTCTCTCCCTCGTTAAGGAATAATAGGAGAGATGTAAACTTTTGAGTTGTCACGTAATGTAACATGTTTTCAACAAGAATAAACCAGGATTAATTTATTGACAAACAAAAGTGAATGATTTCAATTCAAAGCTTTACTTGTTATATTTTGGTTATGTgtagcggtaaagttgtgccttggtgacttgttggtcatgggttcgaatccggaaacagtctctttgcatatgcaagggtaaggctgcgtacaatatccctacctcataccttcgcatagcgaagagcctctgggcaatggggtacgaagtttttttatatCTGAACTCAGCAAAGCTGATTATTTGAAGAGTGGTCACCACTTCCCGAACACCcttgtatttctttttatttttacaaaaacaacTCAAAAAATGGACGATAATAGTCAGCATATTTTACCCAGTAGATTGAATGGGTACCAACCCGAATGAGTCTTCTGCCTCTATTTGGTGTACGAAAATCAAAGacaatattaaaaacatattttccagCAAAaatgatggtgatgatgatgattaccTAAATTTTTAGGCTAAGACTAATAGCATATGCTAATGAGAAACAACATAGATTTGTGGATCCTTCCCAAGAGGGGGAACTGTGGTAAGCATGTCTTTTTTGTCTAATAGAATGGCATGGCAAACCATGTGACTCATTATCCAACTGATGCAACCACAAGTTTATACTTTATTCCCTGCCAAGTTTTGTCTGTAAGCGTTATTGCATATAACTTGAATATCCTATGATTTTTTCTAAAATGGTGCTGGAATAGTAAGAACAACAGTGAATTCACTTTTTATGTATTGTCGGTGTAAAAATGAATTTACAGTCATCTAATAATGTATTGCCTTGTTAATAAGTTTGAGAACTAAATTTTACtacatttatgttttattttcatttgtcaATGGCCGTTTCTGTTTTAACTTAAGTATTATTCTTATTCTGGTACATTTACTTCCATGTACCTCAATGACCTTGCTTTATGAAAGGTCTACTGAAAAATGGACTGCTTAACCTTAAGTCCATAACTACGTTGGTCATGATATGGGGAAAACTAATTAATCGAGTAGCaagaagtgtgtttttgtttcttcttactTAGACCCAATTGTCTTCACCGATGGATATTAGCAGAGTTTGTTCCTAATTTTACTTATTAACTTAGTTTATATTTGGGTGCctatggaaagaaaacacaaaaaccattttatactatcataaaaacaaaaccaagataaagaGGCAATTCTCCTCAATACAACTGAGCCTAGATGCCATTTGCACTTAGCAAAGCACTTCTAAACTGTGAGTCGATTTATGTTCTACTCTATCTAATTATACAGTAGCTAAACTGTGAGTTTTATTGTCTACTATTCTGACTTCAAGACTAGCCCTTTTGTTAAAAGTTTTTCACCTTTCTGTTTTATTACCAGATAGGATACTCAAACTGTGATGCAAACTACCTAGCtatcatcaatcatcatcagtaTAATATTCCACCTGGTTTTCCCATTTTGAATTCTTAAGAAGTGGAATAGAATCATAGAAACCAGCATTCTTCTCTCCATTGGTAAGTAGATTGCTGCAGGTGAGCAATATTTTAAGAACTTCCTTCATGGAAGGTCTACTGGCTGGCAGGGTAGCAGTGCACATAACCCCAAGTCTGAAGATGTTGCAGATTTCTTCCATGTAACAAGCTTCCTTAATTTCTTCATCCAAAATGTCTTCTACATCAGTCCCTATCTGAATGTGGCGCCACGCCCATTCCGCGAGACATGAATATTCATCTCCACGATTGGCTTCTTTTCCAGTTGTCAGTTCCAATAGGACAACTCCAAAGCTATAGACATCTATCTTCTCATTGACTCTAGTCGTTTGAGCATATTCTGCAATTCATGCATGAAATAAACATTTAGACTAAACTTGtgacaaagaaaaatgaaatagaaaatttaattgaagcAATACATTTGTTACTTGTTTTCACCTGGAGCAATATAGCCGAATGTGCCTGCCACCGCTGACATGGTAGCAAGTTCTTCTGGCTTCATCAACATCTTGGCCAGACCAAAATCAGCAACTTTTGCATTGAATTGAGAATCCAACAGAATGTTACTTGTTTTCACATCGCGATGAACAACCGGTGGTAAGCAGTCATGATGCATGTAGCACAAACCTTGTGCTGCTCCAATGGCTATATGCAATCTCTTTGGCCAATCAAGGACTGAACCTGACACAGCTGCTGGCTTACTTTTCTTTTGTAGCCACCTATCAAGGCTATGGTTTTCCAGATACTCATAGACAAGGAGCAGAGAATCCTCTTTGGAGATGCAGCATAGCAACTTTACAATGTTGTTATGACGAATATTGCTCAGTATTTCAACCTCTGCAAGAAATGAACTTACAAGCTTCTCCTCTAACTTTCTGCTACTCCATATCTTTTTCACTGCAACATAATTTAAATCATCAACAGCGACACGATATACTGCACCATACCCACCACTGCCAATAATATTGTGTTCTGACATTGAagacacaatatttttttttgtgaaactcAGCCTCTGAAAGGAAGTGAGCTTCCATGACCTTTTCaattcttgctttctttttctgtaaACTCTGATCATCAAGAATGATGACAACAAAGCCAGTAAGGAGGCTGCTACCACCAGGCTTATGATTATAGCATGAGATGCAGATCTTCTTTCAATTCTTGCCCTTTGAGGCCTAGAATTACACAAGGTAAGGTTTAGTACTTTACTATCAGCACAGAGACCGGAATTGTTTAAAAAGCTTGTGGCATAAGCAAGGTTTTCTAGTTCACTTGGAATCCTCCCTGTCAAAAGATTGGACGACAGATTGAGATTTGTGAGTCTCTTAAGGGCTAGTTGAAGTGGAATTTGACCAGAGATTTTGTTTTCTGACAAATCCAAAATATTAAGGCCAGGTAACTGAGCAATTGCGTCTGGGATTACTCCAGAGAGTTGATTGTGGCACAAATCTAGAGTTATTAGGGACTTCCATGATATTATATCTGATGGAAGTGGCCCTGTGAGCTGGTTATGATCAAGCAGAAGAGTTGTTAGACGGGGAAGAGATGTTAGCTCCAGTGGAATACTACCATTGAAGAGGTTGTTACTGGCATTGAAGATCACAACATTCTTCAAGGAAGACACTCCGAGCGGAATTCTACCAGAAAACTGATTGTAACTTATGGACAGGACTGAAAGATTACAATGAAATCTTTCAGGAAGTTGACCAGTGAACTTGTTttcatttatcataatttttgtcAAGTTCATAGATGTCCATAGACCACTGGGAATGTTGCCAGAAAGATTATTGTTTTCAACCCTCAGAATTTGCAGGCTACTGCAACTTCCTAAAGATTCTGGCAACTCCCCACTCAGGTTATTGTCATAAGCAGTTAAACCAACTAAACTTCCATGGTAGCACAAGTTCTCTGGCAACCTTCCTGTGAAACTATTAGATGCAACCTGAAATGTTTCAAGCTTTGAGAACAGACCGAAGTCTAAAGGAAGAGTACCTGATAAATTGTtgataaaaacaacaaaatcggTCAGAGCCCGCAGACGAGCAATGCTTTCTGGTACCTTCCCAGATAACTGATTGCTATACAAATTCAAGTATTTTAAGTTATTGAGCCTTCCCAAATCATCTGGTATTTTCCCACTAAGTTTATTCTCTGAAAGATCAAGGTCTGTCAAGTGGAATGCTTCAACCACTCCAGGTATCTCCCCAGAAAGGCTGTTCCGGTAAAGATACAGTATGCTCAGATTTTTCAGCATGAACAAATCATTGGGAATTTGTCCACttaaatcattttttgacaAATCCAATTCCTCCAATGCCACCATGTGTCCAATGGCTTCAGGGATTTCCCCTACCAAGCTGGATTCATACATATGAAAGACCTTCAATTTGTTCAACTGGGTCAAGCTTGATGGCAACTTTGTGGGAGGGAGCATGTGGTTTGAGAACACATACAAGGACTCAAGGTTGGACAAGTTGCCAATTTCGGCAGGGAAAGTACCATTGAGAAGACACTGATAAAGTTGAAGACTTCTTAGCTCCTTTAACCTCCCAATGCTGGCTGGAATGTCACCAGAGAAGTTGTTGCCACCAAGGCTAAGAAAACTCAGGCTAGCCAAGTGGTCAATATCATCAGGAATCTTACCGACAAAGTAGTTTTGTGAGAGGTCAAGGTACTCAAGCTTGGAGCAGTTGTAGAGATATTTTGGGAATTCACCAGGAATGAAATTCCACTGAAAATCAACATGTGTGAGGTTTGTGAGGTCACATAGGAAAGGTGGCAGTGTTTGAGTGATGTTGGTGTTGATCATAGTCAGTGAAGTGACTGAGCCATTGGTGCAGCTGATCTCTGGCCAAGTGCAATGTGAAGAGTTTGATGGGGTCCAGTGATTGAGGAACGGTGGATTTTGCAGGTGTTGCTTTATCCTCAATAGGACTGCATGTTCTTGATCATACAGCAAAGAGTACTGAGACTGAGAGTTTGCATAGGTgagaaagaggaagaaggagagaagagagaggatTGGCATTTTGTCACATGATGAGGTAGTTTTTTTCATCTTGGTGGTGTATGAGTTGTTTCTAGTTCACTCATGGTGTTATGCAATAATGAAGAGATAATGTCTGAGAAATCTATTGCTTCTCTTATTGGCAACAAACACACTGAATATGACTGAAAAGTTGA of Glycine soja cultivar W05 chromosome 1, ASM419377v2, whole genome shotgun sequence contains these proteins:
- the LOC114407673 gene encoding receptor-like protein kinase 5, translating into MKKTTSSCDKMPILSLLSFFLFLTYANSQSQYSLLYDQEHAVLLRIKQHLQNPPFLNHWTPSNSSHCTWPEISCTNGSVTSLTMINTNITQTLPPFLCDLTNLTHVDFQWNFIPGEFPKYLYNCSKLEYLDLSQNYFVGKIPDDIDHLASLSFLSLGGNNFSGDIPASIGRLKELRSLQLYQCLLNGTFPAEIGNLSNLESLYVFSNHMLPPTKLPSSLTQLNKLKVFHMYESSLVGEIPEAIGHMVALEELDLSKNDLSGQIPNDLFMLKNLSILYLYRNSLSGEIPGVVEAFHLTDLDLSENKLSGKIPDDLGRLNNLKYLNLYSNQLSGKVPESIARLRALTDFVVFINNLSGTLPLDFGLFSKLETFQVASNSFTGRLPENLCYHGSLVGLTAYDNNLSGELPESLGSCSSLQILRVENNNLSGNIPSGLWTSMNLTKIMINENKFTGQLPERFHCNLSVLSISYNQFSGRIPLGVSSLKNVVIFNASNNLFNGSIPLELTSLPRLTTLLLDHNQLTGPLPSDIISWKSLITLDLCHNQLSGVIPDAIAQLPGLNILDLSENKISGQIPLQLALKRLTNLNLSSNLLTGRIPSELENLAYATSFLNNSGLCADSKVLNLTLCNSRPQRARIERRSASHAIIISLVVAASLLALLSSFLMIRVYRKRKQELKRSWKLTSFQRLSFTKKNIVSSMSEHNIIGSGGYGAVYRVAVDDLNYVAVKKIWSSRKLEEKLVSSFLAEVEILSNIRHNNIVKLLCCISKEDSLLLVYEYLENHSLDRWLQKKSKPAAVSGSVLDWPKRLHIAIGAAQGLCYMHHDCLPPVVHRDVKTSNILLDSQFNAKVADFGLAKMLMKPEELATMSAVAGTFGYIAPEYAQTTRVNEKIDVYSFGVVLLELTTGKEANRGDEYSCLAEWAWRHIQIGTDVEDILDEEIKEACYMEEICNIFRLGVMCTATLPASRPSMKEVLKILLTCSNLLTNGEKNAGFYDSIPLLKNSKWENQVEYYTDDD
- the LOC114407667 gene encoding hexokinase-1-like — protein: MGKVAVVCTAAACAAVAVALVVRHRMRSSGKWGRAVAIVKEFEEQCGTPIGKLRQVADAMNVEMHEGLASEGGSKLKMLITYVDNLPSGDEKGVFYALDLGGTNFRTLRVHLGGKEKGVVNLESEKVSIPPHLMTGSSHELFDFVAAKLAKFVSSEPEEFHLPPGRQRELGFTFSFPVRQTSIASGNLIKWTKSFNIEDMVGEDVVGELTKSFDKIGLDMRVAALVNDTVGTVARARFSNQDVVAGVIVGTGTNAAYVESAHAIPKWHGLRPKSRETVINMEWGDFHSSHLPLTEYDQALDAESLNPGEQIFEKIISGMYLGDIVRRVLLKMAEEADFFGDTVPPKLRIPFILRTYHIVVMHHDTSSDLKVVGNKLKDILEINNTSLKMRKIVVQLCDIVATRGARLSAAGIFGILKKIGRDTIKAGEKQKSVVALDGGLFEGYKKFRSSLESTLKELLGDEAAEMIGIEQSNDGSGIGAALLAASHSQYLGVPES